One genomic region from Cellulomonas hominis encodes:
- a CDS encoding FAD-binding protein produces MRGARFVFRALGSAVRGQRLAGIGAALATQFLDAVVQQAGVPLWLDSPLESLVLEEDRVVGVRITRDGTPLTIRAHRGVMLAGGGFDHNQQWRQKFHGIDGDPSGNPGNLGRPIEIAQAAGAAVELMDDAWWGASIAAAPGGDPLFLVGERSLPYSILVDARGERFANESESYVDLGHHMLEHDPDGPYWLVADARHARRYLRNYALDPRATRAMAEAGTYVKAPTLAELGRQIGVDPARFRATVQRFNGFARSGVDGDFGRGNSAYDRYYGDPLVHPNPNLGPIERGPFTAFQVVIGDLGTKGGVLTDVDGRALREDGTVIGGLYSAGNNSASVMGRTYPGPGSTIGPAAVFGMRAARHMARAR; encoded by the coding sequence GTGCGCGGCGCGCGGTTCGTGTTCCGGGCGCTCGGGTCCGCCGTGCGCGGGCAGCGGCTGGCCGGCATCGGCGCGGCGCTGGCGACCCAGTTCCTCGACGCGGTGGTCCAGCAGGCGGGCGTCCCGCTGTGGCTCGACAGCCCGCTGGAGTCCCTGGTCCTCGAGGAGGACCGGGTCGTCGGCGTGCGGATCACCCGGGACGGCACGCCGCTCACCATCCGGGCGCACCGGGGCGTCATGCTCGCGGGCGGCGGGTTCGACCACAACCAGCAGTGGCGGCAGAAGTTCCACGGCATCGACGGCGACCCGTCCGGCAACCCCGGCAACCTCGGCCGGCCGATCGAGATCGCGCAGGCGGCCGGCGCCGCGGTCGAGCTCATGGACGACGCCTGGTGGGGCGCCTCCATCGCCGCGGCCCCCGGCGGCGACCCGCTGTTCCTGGTCGGGGAGCGCTCGCTGCCGTACTCGATCCTCGTGGACGCCCGCGGCGAGCGGTTCGCCAACGAGTCGGAGTCCTACGTCGACCTCGGGCACCACATGCTGGAGCACGACCCGGACGGCCCGTACTGGCTGGTCGCCGACGCGCGGCACGCCCGCCGCTACCTGCGGAACTACGCGCTCGACCCCCGCGCGACCAGGGCGATGGCCGAGGCCGGCACGTACGTGAAGGCCCCGACCCTGGCCGAGCTCGGCCGGCAGATCGGCGTCGACCCGGCGCGGTTCCGGGCGACCGTCCAGCGGTTCAACGGCTTCGCGCGGTCCGGCGTGGACGGCGACTTCGGCCGCGGCAACTCCGCCTACGACCGGTACTACGGCGACCCGCTGGTGCACCCGAACCCGAACCTCGGGCCGATCGAGCGCGGGCCGTTCACCGCGTTCCAGGTCGTCATCGGCGACCTGGGGACCAAGGGCGGCGTGCTGACCGACGTGGACGGCCGGGCCCTCCGCGAGGACGGCACCGTCATCGGCGGCCTGTACTCGGCGGGCAACAACTCGGCGTCCGTGATGGGCCGCACCTACCCCGGCCCGGGCTCCACGATCGGCCCCGCCGCCGTGTTCGGGATGCGCGCCGCGCGGCACATGGCCCGCGCCCGGTGA
- the cmtR gene encoding Cd(II)/Pb(II)-sensing metalloregulatory transcriptional regulator CmtR yields the protein MLTIASRLDVMNRLGRALADPTRSRIILTLLDHPAYPAELARDLDLTRPNVSNHLACLRDCGIVVSEPEGRRTRYEIADSHLAQALTALVDATLAVDEDAPCIDPACSLPGCDAAGEGA from the coding sequence ATGCTGACTATTGCTTCGCGTCTCGACGTGATGAACCGCCTGGGTCGTGCACTGGCCGACCCCACTCGATCCCGGATCATCTTGACCCTGCTCGACCATCCCGCTTACCCGGCGGAACTGGCCCGAGATCTGGACCTGACACGCCCGAACGTGTCCAACCACCTGGCATGCCTGCGCGATTGCGGGATCGTCGTCTCCGAGCCCGAGGGTCGTCGGACACGATATGAGATCGCCGATTCGCACCTGGCGCAGGCGCTGACGGCACTGGTCGATGCCACCCTGGCAGTGGACGAAGACGCCCCGTGCATCGATCCCGCCTGCTCGCTTCCCGGATGCGACGCAGCTGGGGAGGGCGCATGA
- a CDS encoding MarR family winged helix-turn-helix transcriptional regulator codes for MTAAPDAPADPAGADPLAVEAQVCLAVSAASRALVAFYRPLLEPLGLTHPQYLAMLALWQHGDLTLKALAGLLHLEPATTSPLVRRLAAMGLVTRDRDGVDERALAIRLTDAGRAVREQAVGIPGAMVAGLGLDLAEVARIREAADLLLAACTREA; via the coding sequence GTGACCGCCGCACCGGACGCCCCCGCCGACCCGGCCGGCGCCGACCCGCTCGCCGTCGAGGCGCAGGTCTGCCTCGCCGTGTCCGCGGCGTCCCGCGCGCTCGTCGCGTTCTACCGGCCGCTGCTCGAGCCGCTCGGGCTCACCCACCCGCAGTACCTCGCGATGCTCGCGCTCTGGCAGCACGGCGACCTCACGCTCAAGGCCCTCGCCGGGCTGCTGCACCTGGAGCCGGCCACGACGTCCCCGCTCGTGCGGCGCCTCGCGGCGATGGGGCTCGTCACGCGGGACCGGGACGGGGTGGACGAGCGGGCGCTCGCGATCCGGCTGACCGACGCCGGCCGGGCGGTGCGCGAGCAGGCGGTCGGGATCCCCGGGGCGATGGTCGCGGGCCTCGGGCTGGACCTGGCCGAGGTGGCGCGCATCCGCGAGGCGGCGGACCTGCTCCTGGCGGCCTGCACCCGCGAGGCCTGA
- a CDS encoding LLM class flavin-dependent oxidoreductase, whose protein sequence is MTGDLGHPLQVGVLLPADPADPGAPLRAARHAEQAGLDLAVVPGDGALDPWTVLAHVASGTTGLGLATRGLGLADRVPAVLARSAANLDQLAGGRLSLGLSPDPAHGDEAVDVLAEAVEVLRGMWDAADPRPLVVDGRHVRVPGAQRGPAPAHNLPLWLGADPGDPAGALALAARVADGWWLSGAADAPAHVPAQQRVLDTALAAAGRDPREVRRGLVLHHLPGADDLAALVLDHGVGTLVVEPPDDAALARFAGEVVPAVRERVAAARAARGTVVGTVRSAAVRAARRPGIDYDAIPAALASTAVEPGDAGYAAVRSTYLRGGRPGLVLRPTSTAEVVEALAFARSQDVPLAIRSGGHGISGRSTNDGGIVLDLSRMRAIEVLDHATRRVRIEPGARWGDVAEALQPLGWALTSGDSGGVGVGGLATAGGIGFLVREHGLTLDHLRAAEVVLADGSVVRVSDTEHPDLFWGVRGAGANLGVVTSFEFEVDEVGDVGFAHLVFDASDTEQFLVDWGAAVEAAPRDTTAFLIMGPPRGGLVAAQVMAMVDSDDPDTIIARLQPFARIAPLLQQQVQVLPYSAVVTAPEVQHTSEGEPVTRTAMAEHLTPALAADAARLVRSGATSFFQIRAAGGAVHDVPADATAYAHRSANFSVLAFGGSRRRLDALWDAMAEHFDGLYVSFETDPRPERLADAWPGATLARLRDLKRRYDPHDVFRHNFSVAEPPAVVV, encoded by the coding sequence GTGACCGGCGACCTCGGGCACCCGCTGCAGGTCGGCGTCCTGCTGCCGGCCGACCCCGCCGACCCCGGCGCCCCGCTGCGGGCCGCGCGCCACGCCGAGCAGGCCGGGCTGGACCTCGCGGTCGTGCCGGGCGACGGGGCGCTCGACCCGTGGACCGTGCTCGCGCACGTCGCGTCCGGCACCACCGGGCTCGGGCTCGCGACGCGCGGCCTCGGCCTCGCGGACCGCGTCCCGGCGGTGCTCGCCCGGTCCGCCGCGAACCTCGACCAGCTCGCGGGCGGCCGGCTGTCGCTCGGTCTGTCGCCCGACCCGGCGCACGGCGACGAGGCGGTCGACGTGCTCGCGGAGGCCGTCGAGGTGCTGCGCGGGATGTGGGACGCCGCCGACCCCCGGCCGCTGGTGGTCGACGGCCGGCACGTCCGCGTCCCCGGGGCGCAGCGCGGGCCGGCCCCGGCGCACAACCTGCCGCTCTGGCTGGGCGCGGACCCGGGCGACCCGGCCGGCGCCCTCGCGCTCGCCGCCCGCGTCGCCGACGGCTGGTGGCTCTCCGGCGCCGCCGACGCCCCCGCCCACGTCCCCGCCCAGCAGCGCGTCCTCGACACCGCCCTCGCCGCCGCCGGCCGCGACCCGCGCGAGGTCCGCCGCGGCCTCGTCCTCCACCACCTCCCCGGCGCCGACGACCTCGCCGCCCTCGTCCTCGACCACGGCGTCGGCACCCTCGTCGTCGAGCCGCCGGACGACGCCGCCCTGGCCCGGTTCGCCGGCGAGGTCGTCCCTGCTGTGCGCGAGCGCGTCGCGGCCGCCCGCGCGGCCCGGGGCACCGTCGTCGGCACCGTGCGCAGCGCCGCGGTCCGCGCGGCCCGCCGCCCGGGCATCGACTACGACGCCATCCCCGCCGCCCTCGCCAGCACCGCGGTCGAGCCGGGGGACGCGGGGTACGCGGCCGTGCGGTCCACCTACCTGCGTGGCGGCCGGCCGGGCCTGGTCCTGCGGCCGACGAGCACCGCCGAGGTCGTCGAGGCGCTGGCGTTCGCCCGGTCCCAGGACGTGCCGCTCGCCATCCGGTCCGGCGGCCACGGCATCAGCGGCCGGTCCACCAACGACGGCGGCATCGTGCTGGACCTGTCCCGGATGCGCGCGATCGAGGTCCTCGACCACGCCACCCGGCGCGTGCGGATCGAGCCGGGCGCCCGCTGGGGCGACGTCGCCGAGGCCCTGCAGCCGCTGGGCTGGGCGCTGACCTCGGGCGACTCCGGGGGTGTCGGTGTCGGCGGGCTCGCGACGGCGGGTGGCATCGGCTTCCTGGTCCGGGAGCACGGGCTGACGCTGGACCACCTGCGCGCGGCCGAGGTCGTGCTGGCGGACGGGTCCGTCGTGCGGGTGAGCGACACCGAGCACCCCGACCTGTTCTGGGGCGTGCGCGGGGCGGGGGCGAACCTCGGCGTCGTCACGTCGTTCGAGTTCGAGGTGGACGAGGTCGGCGACGTCGGCTTCGCGCACCTGGTGTTCGACGCCTCCGACACCGAGCAGTTCCTCGTCGACTGGGGCGCCGCCGTCGAGGCCGCGCCGCGGGACACCACGGCGTTCCTCATCATGGGGCCTCCGCGCGGCGGGCTGGTCGCGGCGCAGGTGATGGCGATGGTGGACTCCGACGACCCGGACACGATCATCGCCCGGCTGCAGCCGTTCGCCCGGATCGCCCCGCTGCTCCAGCAGCAGGTCCAGGTGCTGCCCTACAGCGCGGTCGTCACGGCGCCCGAGGTCCAGCACACCTCCGAGGGCGAGCCGGTGACCCGCACCGCGATGGCCGAGCACCTGACGCCGGCGCTCGCGGCCGACGCAGCCCGGCTGGTCCGCAGCGGCGCGACGTCGTTCTTCCAGATCCGGGCCGCCGGCGGTGCGGTGCACGACGTGCCCGCCGACGCGACGGCGTACGCGCACCGGTCGGCGAACTTCAGCGTGCTGGCGTTCGGCGGCAGCCGGCGGCGGCTCGACGCGCTCTGGGACGCGATGGCGGAGCACTTCGACGGGCTGTACGTGTCCTTCGAGACCGACCCGCGCCCCGAGCGGCTGGCGGACGCGTGGCCGGGCGCGACGCTCGCGCGGCTACGGGACCTCAAGCGCCGGTACGACCCGCACGACGTGTTCCGGCACAACTTCTCGGTGGCCGAGCCGCCCGCCGTCGTCGTCTGA
- a CDS encoding LVIVD repeat-containing protein produces the protein MTTPDFAQGFTFLGHSDQGGRPDGCQVMVHRGHAYVAHAFSGGFSVLDVRDPRDPRPVGFVAAPPGTWSVHLQTADDLLLVVNAKDLFADTEFQTEADYYTRSIGTPALQAARGYAAGLRVFDISAPAEPREIAFMPVEGVGLHRLWYTGGRWAYASALLDGFTDYVLVTIDLADPTRPQIAGRWWLPGMHEAAGETPTWDTGRWRYALHHAIVHGDTAYASWRDGGLTILDVSDRSAPSLVAARNWSDPFGGGTHTALPLPGRNLLLVADEGVADNAADGIKHTWVFDVRNPANPVSIATFPQPAEDDFVAKGGHFGPHNLHENRPGSFQSEELVFATYQNAGVRAFDLRDPYRPELVAGWVPPAPERMVDTRPGRPRVIQSFDVFVDAEGVAYVTDYNAGLYVLQYDGS, from the coding sequence GTGACCACCCCCGACTTCGCGCAGGGCTTCACGTTCCTCGGGCACAGTGACCAGGGCGGCCGCCCCGACGGCTGCCAGGTGATGGTGCACCGCGGGCACGCGTACGTCGCGCACGCGTTCTCCGGCGGGTTCTCGGTGCTGGACGTGCGCGACCCCCGCGACCCGCGGCCGGTGGGCTTCGTCGCGGCGCCGCCCGGGACGTGGAGCGTGCACCTGCAGACCGCCGACGACCTGCTGCTGGTCGTCAACGCCAAGGACCTGTTCGCGGACACCGAGTTCCAGACCGAGGCGGACTACTACACCCGCTCGATCGGCACCCCGGCGCTGCAGGCGGCGCGCGGGTACGCCGCGGGCCTGCGGGTGTTCGACATCTCGGCGCCCGCCGAGCCGCGGGAGATCGCCTTCATGCCGGTCGAGGGCGTCGGCCTGCACCGGCTCTGGTACACCGGCGGGCGCTGGGCCTACGCGTCGGCGCTGCTCGACGGCTTCACGGACTACGTCCTGGTGACGATCGACCTGGCGGACCCGACCCGGCCGCAGATCGCCGGGCGCTGGTGGCTGCCCGGCATGCACGAGGCGGCGGGGGAGACCCCGACGTGGGACACCGGCCGCTGGCGGTACGCCCTTCACCACGCGATCGTGCACGGGGACACCGCGTACGCGTCCTGGCGGGACGGCGGCCTGACGATCCTCGACGTGTCCGACCGCTCCGCGCCGTCGCTGGTCGCCGCGCGGAACTGGTCCGACCCGTTCGGGGGTGGGACGCACACCGCCCTGCCGCTGCCCGGCCGGAACCTGCTGCTGGTCGCCGACGAGGGCGTGGCCGACAACGCCGCCGACGGCATCAAGCACACGTGGGTGTTCGACGTCCGCAACCCCGCCAACCCGGTGAGCATCGCGACCTTCCCGCAGCCCGCCGAGGACGACTTCGTCGCCAAGGGCGGGCACTTCGGGCCGCACAACCTGCACGAGAACCGGCCGGGGTCGTTCCAGAGCGAGGAGCTCGTCTTCGCGACGTACCAGAACGCCGGCGTCCGGGCCTTCGACCTGCGCGACCCGTACCGGCCGGAGCTCGTCGCCGGCTGGGTGCCGCCGGCCCCGGAGCGGATGGTCGACACCCGGCCGGGGCGGCCGCGGGTGATCCAGAGCTTCGACGTGTTCGTGGACGCCGAGGGCGTCGCGTACGTGACCGACTACAACGCGGGGCTGTACGTCCTGCAGTACGACGGTTCCTGA
- a CDS encoding sugar ABC transporter ATP-binding protein — translation MPLELVDITHDYGDGPVLHDVSFAVRPGQVHALLGVNGAGKSTLVHVATGVLRPTAGRVVLDGAPARFAGQGDANRAGVALLSQEVDRALVASMTVHENLTVGLLRARGARGFRPRANREEARALLARYGVDLDVDRLVQDLSLFEKQVLSLVRAVASDARFVVLDEPTSSFDVPETERFYAIVRALRDRGIGLVFISHRLAEVFALADTVTVLRGGRTVLAAPASQTTPEQVVAAMTGEVAHGTRRSERAAAPAQPGVPEHALAVTGLDLGRGRRPLDLSVAAGEVVVVFGQLGTGKSTLARTLFGLARPYRARVGGREVRVSRPEQAARLGVGLVPEERRRDGLWLDETVQTHLSLRLRGLVRHRAEAARARRLVVDYDVQPPAPERLVRRLSGGNQQKVAVAKWDGAARRLLVLDEPMKGVDVAAKEALFRAVERAADAGAGVLYLTAEPDDALRIADRIVVLDRSGVALDRPAHGLEPVDLMLAAEKAEIP, via the coding sequence ATGCCGCTCGAGCTCGTCGACATCACGCACGACTACGGGGACGGCCCGGTCCTGCACGACGTGTCGTTCGCCGTCCGCCCCGGGCAGGTGCACGCCCTGCTCGGGGTGAACGGCGCGGGCAAGAGCACCCTCGTCCACGTGGCCACCGGCGTCCTGCGGCCGACCGCCGGCCGCGTGGTGCTGGACGGCGCGCCGGCGCGGTTCGCGGGGCAGGGGGACGCGAACCGCGCAGGCGTCGCCCTGCTGTCGCAGGAGGTCGACCGGGCCCTCGTGGCGTCGATGACGGTGCACGAGAACCTCACGGTCGGCCTGCTGCGCGCCCGGGGTGCCCGCGGGTTCCGGCCCCGGGCCAACCGGGAGGAGGCGCGCGCGCTGCTCGCCCGGTACGGCGTCGACCTCGACGTCGACCGCCTGGTGCAGGACCTGTCGCTGTTCGAGAAGCAGGTGCTGTCGCTGGTCCGGGCCGTGGCGTCGGACGCGCGGTTCGTCGTCCTGGACGAGCCGACGTCCTCCTTCGACGTGCCGGAGACGGAGCGGTTCTACGCGATCGTCCGGGCGCTGCGGGACCGCGGCATCGGGCTGGTGTTCATCTCGCACCGCCTGGCCGAGGTGTTCGCGCTCGCGGACACCGTCACCGTGCTGCGCGGCGGCCGGACCGTGCTGGCCGCGCCGGCGTCGCAGACCACGCCCGAGCAGGTGGTGGCCGCGATGACCGGCGAGGTCGCGCACGGGACGCGGCGCTCCGAGCGCGCCGCGGCGCCCGCGCAGCCCGGGGTGCCCGAGCACGCCCTCGCCGTCACCGGCCTCGACCTCGGCCGCGGCCGGCGCCCGCTGGACCTCTCCGTCGCTGCGGGCGAGGTGGTCGTGGTGTTCGGCCAGCTCGGCACGGGCAAGTCGACCCTCGCCCGCACGCTGTTCGGCCTCGCGCGCCCGTACCGCGCCCGCGTCGGCGGCCGGGAGGTCCGGGTGTCCCGCCCCGAGCAGGCCGCGCGCCTCGGCGTCGGCCTGGTGCCCGAGGAGCGCCGCCGCGACGGCCTGTGGCTGGACGAGACCGTGCAGACCCACCTGTCGCTGCGGCTCCGCGGCCTGGTCCGGCACCGCGCCGAGGCCGCCCGCGCCCGCCGCCTGGTCGTCGACTACGACGTGCAGCCGCCGGCCCCGGAGCGCCTGGTGCGCCGGCTGTCGGGCGGCAACCAGCAGAAGGTGGCCGTCGCCAAGTGGGACGGCGCGGCCCGCCGCCTGCTCGTCCTCGACGAGCCGATGAAGGGCGTGGACGTCGCCGCGAAGGAGGCGCTGTTCCGGGCCGTCGAGCGCGCCGCCGACGCCGGGGCCGGCGTCCTGTACCTGACCGCCGAGCCGGACGACGCCCTGCGCATCGCGGACCGGATCGTCGTCCTGGACCGGTCCGGCGTCGCCCTGGACCGTCCCGCGCACGGGCTGGAGCCCGTCGACCTCATGCTCGCCGCAGAGAAAGCCGAGATCCCGTGA
- a CDS encoding MarR family winged helix-turn-helix transcriptional regulator: MTTTDAHPASDLGWSLGVLLRAYERAMTSALADVPHEFRGFLVLREVVRGAHPSQAALAASLGIDRTVMTYLLDDLERAGLVSRQVAEVDRRQRRVLPTPAAEALLAELEHRVAVAEDAVFGALDPADRRTVGVLLRRAACEYRDTGDPCAVVEQALSR; the protein is encoded by the coding sequence ATGACCACCACGGACGCGCACCCGGCCTCCGACCTCGGCTGGTCGCTCGGCGTGCTCCTGCGGGCCTACGAGCGGGCGATGACCTCGGCGCTCGCGGACGTGCCGCACGAGTTCCGGGGGTTCCTCGTGCTGCGCGAGGTGGTCCGCGGCGCGCACCCCAGCCAGGCCGCGCTCGCCGCCAGCCTCGGCATCGACCGCACGGTCATGACGTACCTGCTCGACGACCTCGAGCGCGCGGGGCTGGTCAGCCGGCAGGTGGCCGAGGTCGACCGCCGGCAGCGCCGCGTCCTGCCGACCCCCGCCGCGGAGGCGCTGCTCGCCGAGCTCGAGCACCGCGTCGCCGTCGCGGAGGACGCGGTGTTCGGCGCGCTCGACCCCGCCGACCGCCGCACGGTCGGCGTGCTGCTCCGCCGCGCGGCGTGCGAGTACCGCGACACGGGCGACCCGTGCGCGGTCGTGGAGCAGGCCCTGTCCCGCTGA
- a CDS encoding LLM class flavin-dependent oxidoreductase, producing MSDYGHDLLFGSFITPTNAAPERVVGLAQLSEQAGLDLATFQDHPYQPGFLDTWTLLSWVAARTERIRLAPNVANLPLRPPAVLARSVASLDLLSGGRVELGLGSGAFWDAIEAMGGRRLTPGQGVDALREAIGIIRALWDTTDRTRVDLPGEHWSAVGAKRGPAPAHPVGIWVGAYKPRMLRLTGELADGWLPSLSYLQSLQDLDDANARIDDAAQAAGRAPTAVRRLLNVGGQLAPRPTGNLLSGPPQQWVEELAVLALEHGISAFIVGGDDPTLLATVGQEIAPAVRELVAAERGTRGTAPVPAPAARA from the coding sequence ATGTCCGACTACGGCCACGATCTGCTGTTCGGGTCCTTCATCACGCCGACCAACGCCGCCCCCGAGCGCGTCGTCGGGCTGGCGCAGCTCTCGGAGCAGGCCGGCCTCGACCTCGCGACGTTCCAGGACCACCCGTACCAGCCGGGGTTCCTCGACACCTGGACGCTGCTGTCCTGGGTGGCCGCGCGCACCGAGCGCATCCGCCTGGCGCCGAACGTGGCGAACCTGCCGCTGCGCCCGCCCGCGGTGCTCGCGCGCTCGGTCGCCAGCCTGGACCTGCTGTCGGGCGGCCGGGTCGAGCTCGGGCTCGGCTCCGGCGCGTTCTGGGACGCGATCGAGGCGATGGGCGGCCGGCGGCTGACCCCCGGCCAGGGCGTCGACGCGCTGCGCGAGGCCATCGGCATCATCCGCGCGCTGTGGGACACCACCGACCGCACCCGCGTCGACCTGCCCGGCGAGCACTGGTCCGCGGTCGGCGCGAAGCGCGGCCCGGCCCCGGCGCACCCGGTCGGCATCTGGGTCGGCGCGTACAAGCCGCGGATGCTCCGGCTCACGGGCGAGCTCGCCGACGGCTGGCTCCCGTCGCTGTCCTACCTGCAGAGCCTGCAGGACCTCGACGACGCCAACGCCCGCATCGACGACGCCGCGCAGGCGGCCGGCCGCGCGCCCACCGCGGTGCGCCGGCTGCTCAACGTCGGCGGGCAGCTCGCCCCGCGCCCGACCGGGAACCTGCTCTCCGGGCCGCCGCAGCAGTGGGTCGAGGAGCTCGCGGTCCTCGCGCTCGAGCACGGGATCAGCGCGTTCATCGTCGGCGGGGACGACCCGACCCTGCTGGCGACGGTCGGCCAGGAGATCGCCCCGGCCGTCCGGGAGCTCGTCGCCGCCGAGCGCGGCACCCGCGGCACGGCGCCCGTCCCGGCCCCGGCGGCCCGCGCGTGA
- a CDS encoding cadmium resistance transporter: MILTSVLQAMGLFAATNIDDIIVLSLFFARGAGQRGTTARILAGQYLGFAGILGAAVLVTIGAGAFLPSAAIPYFGLIPLGLGLWAAWQAWRGDDDDDDDEVKVAGKKVGVWTVAGVTLANGGDNIGVYTPVFLSVEPLAVVAYCIIFLALVAVLVALAKFVATRPPIAEVLERWEHILFPIVLIGLGIVILVSGGAFGL; this comes from the coding sequence ATGATCCTCACCTCGGTCTTGCAGGCGATGGGCCTGTTCGCAGCGACCAACATCGACGACATCATCGTGCTCTCCCTCTTCTTCGCGCGAGGGGCAGGCCAGCGCGGCACTACCGCCCGCATTCTGGCCGGCCAGTACCTCGGATTCGCCGGCATCCTCGGTGCCGCGGTCCTGGTGACTATCGGTGCCGGAGCATTCCTGCCCTCGGCAGCCATCCCGTACTTCGGTCTCATCCCTCTGGGCCTCGGCCTCTGGGCCGCATGGCAGGCCTGGCGCGGAGACGATGACGACGATGACGACGAGGTCAAGGTTGCCGGCAAGAAGGTCGGCGTGTGGACAGTCGCAGGCGTCACCCTTGCCAACGGCGGCGACAACATCGGCGTCTACACCCCTGTCTTCCTCAGCGTGGAACCTCTCGCAGTAGTCGCCTACTGCATCATCTTCCTCGCGCTCGTCGCGGTCCTGGTGGCCCTGGCAAAGTTCGTCGCCACCCGCCCCCCGATCGCCGAAGTGCTCGAACGCTGGGAGCACATCCTCTTCCCCATCGTTCTCATCGGCCTCGGCATCGTGATCCTCGTCAGCGGCGGAGCCTTCGGACTCTGA
- a CDS encoding ABC transporter permease codes for MTLTAEPQAPARAVTGSAARAFAYRYAAVLVIVAVVVFFSLVNDNFLTYKNLIDIVRSVSVSAFLALGVTFSLVVNGFDVSIGSVASLATIGAAAAMVYHRQELLVALLVPLALGAIVGLVNSFLIVKLRLPDLLATLAMLFVVNGVQLTYTNGFSIYPGVQTPDGPAPGIVVPSFLAIGQGDVLGVPVAVLLLLAVVVVSHLFLTRTTTGRHMAMVGGNVEAARHFGLPVGRLITLAYVISGVLAAVGGIVLTARIGSGQVSAGAPMLMDAVAAAYVGYAIFGQKRPSVVGTLLGALLIGILLNGLTMMNVPYYAQDIVKGGVFVVALAFAFLRKDR; via the coding sequence GTGACCCTCACCGCCGAGCCGCAGGCGCCCGCCCGCGCCGTCACCGGCAGCGCCGCCCGCGCGTTCGCCTACCGGTACGCCGCGGTGCTGGTCATCGTCGCCGTGGTCGTGTTCTTCTCCCTGGTGAACGACAACTTCCTCACCTACAAGAACCTCATCGACATCGTCCGCTCGGTGTCGGTCTCCGCGTTCCTCGCGCTCGGCGTGACGTTCTCGCTGGTGGTCAACGGGTTCGACGTGTCGATCGGCTCGGTGGCGTCGCTGGCGACGATCGGGGCCGCCGCGGCGATGGTCTACCACCGGCAGGAGCTGCTGGTCGCGCTGCTGGTTCCGCTCGCGCTCGGGGCGATCGTCGGGCTGGTGAACTCGTTCCTCATCGTGAAGCTGCGGCTGCCGGACCTGCTGGCGACCCTGGCGATGCTGTTCGTCGTCAACGGGGTCCAGCTCACGTACACGAACGGGTTCTCGATCTACCCGGGCGTGCAGACCCCCGACGGGCCGGCGCCCGGCATCGTCGTGCCGTCGTTCCTCGCCATCGGGCAGGGCGACGTGCTGGGCGTGCCGGTCGCGGTGCTGCTGCTGCTCGCCGTGGTCGTGGTGTCGCACCTGTTCCTCACCCGCACCACGACCGGCCGGCACATGGCGATGGTCGGCGGGAACGTCGAGGCGGCCCGGCACTTCGGCCTGCCGGTCGGACGGCTCATCACGCTGGCGTACGTCATCAGCGGCGTGCTGGCGGCGGTCGGCGGCATCGTGCTGACCGCCCGCATCGGCTCGGGCCAGGTGTCCGCCGGCGCCCCGATGCTCATGGACGCCGTGGCCGCCGCGTACGTCGGCTACGCGATCTTCGGGCAGAAGCGCCCGAGCGTCGTGGGGACCCTGCTGGGCGCGCTGCTGATCGGCATCCTGCTCAACGGCCTGACCATGATGAACGTCCCGTACTACGCGCAGGACATCGTGAAGGGCGGCGTGTTCGTCGTCGCGCTCGCGTTCGCGTTCCTGCGCAAGGACCGCTGA